In Kineococcus sp. NBC_00420, a single genomic region encodes these proteins:
- a CDS encoding WhiB family transcriptional regulator — MNEWRHRAACRDFVELFDETFDSTRRAHPRALQICDACPVRRACLDEALSVESVTSRRHGLLGGLMPVQRERFSRRGV, encoded by the coding sequence ATGAACGAGTGGCGTCACCGCGCTGCCTGCCGCGATTTCGTTGAACTTTTCGATGAGACCTTCGACTCCACCCGACGAGCCCACCCCCGCGCTCTGCAGATCTGCGACGCCTGCCCGGTGCGACGGGCCTGCCTGGATGAGGCACTCTCCGTGGAGAGCGTGACGTCGCGGCGCCATGGTCTGCTGGGTGGTCTCATGCCTGTTCAGCGTGAGCGCTTCTCCCGGCGCGGCGTATGA